The sequence AGCTGGTCCAGCCGGGCTGCAGGCTGcgggcaaagagctccaggcaCTGCACATCTGGCTTGACAAACTCTGCCagcacccctggcagggaggagagaggaggagagaggtgagagcagcactgcccaaggtgcaagagccaagcaagccagccttcaggctgggagagctggggctgggcagcctgcagcagagaaggttccagggagaccttctggcagcttccagtagctgaagggggctccaggagagcagccagcagcccaggctctcctgcccccctgtctgccatgggcaggccacagctgcagggctggggccactGCTGAGCTCCCCAGTCTCCCAgggacagagaagtgctggagagagcccagggcaggctgcagagctgctgaggggcctggagcagctctggcagcagcaaaggctgagagccctggggctgggcagcctgcagcagagcagccccagagggcagctgagcactgctcagcaggagctgtggggggcaagaggctggggccaggctctgctcagtggtgcccagggccagcacaaggggcaaggggcacagcctggcagccaggagctggcagctgagcaggaggagaaagtggtgtggggggaggctgctggaggcctggagcaggctgcccagagaggctgtggagtctcctggtgtggagagcttccaaccccccctgggcactgtgctgctgggcaagctgctgggggggccctgctggagcaggggcttgggctgggggagctccagaggtccttcccacccctccctgctggcaccTGGGGGATTCTGGGAGCAGGACTGGGATGCATGGGAAGAGTTCCAGAAAGGCTGAGGAGCCACAAGGGCCTGCTGAGGACAAGCCCTTGGCACATGGCCAGCCAGGCCCTTCATCCATGCAGCTTCCTCATCCTGGCTCCATCAGCTCACAGCTCCAAGGCCaaggccccagcagcagagcagcagcccccacctACCAGCCAGGGGGGCTtgtgtgagtgcaggctgcaggggacacTGACAATCAGCTTCTGAGCTGGGATTTCAGGCACAGCTTCAGCTTCCCTGGGGGACAAACCACACCAAAGAGAGGAAGTTGGAGGCAGACACCACCAccaatgctgctgcagctcccccacagcccctccagccccagaagGCTcacagagaaggagagaagccCCCAGGGGGGCTGAAGGCTGCTCAGCCATAATCTGCAGCAGGAGGTTTAGCAAGGACTGAGAAGTCCTTAAGCAGAGCTCCCAAAGGCCCTGagagccaccagtgtgctcCTGGATGTTCCCATGTGGACACCCCCACAACCCccaggtggcagcagcctgagccaaGGCCTCACAGTCCAAGGGCAAAGCCAgcaaagccccagccccaggcttggctctgagcagagtcctcagcagaagcagcccccaggagcagtgaaggtctcccccagccttcagtgtccctggagccctcccttcccccagagCCAAGGAGGCCTATTTAGGGCCTTCAGGGAAGCTCTGGGGCCAGTAGCCTGTGCTGTGAGCAAGGGCCACGGAGAAGGCTTCAGAGCAAGgcactcagcagctccagcctggcctaccTGGAGgcctcctggggggctgctccagccctccccagcaccagcacctcgTAGGGCTTCTTGTGCAGGGAGTCCAGAGGCAGCACAAACTCTCCAGCCCTGGTGATCTGCACAAGGGAGCAACCATCACCCACTGCAGGACTTGCACCTGCACTGCTCCCCAGGCACTCTCCTGGACTAAAAGGAAGCTGCTGATGCCCCCAGGCCCTTCAGATACCGAAGGAGATggtggaaagcagagagaggctggagcagagcagctctggagacccttccatgcccagcccctctgtgcctgcatgaccagagcagctctggagacccttccatccccagcccctctgtgcctgcatgaccagagcagctctggagacccttccatccccagcccctctgtgcctgcatgaccagagcagctctggagacccttccatccccatcccctctgtgcctgcatgaccagagcagctctggagacccttccatccccatcccctctgtgcctgcatgaccagagcagctctggagacccttccatgcccagcccctctgtgcctgcatgaccagagcagctctggagacccttccatgcccagcccctctgtgcctgcatgaccagagcagctctggagacccttccatccccatcccctctgtgcctgcatgaccagagcagctctggagacccttccatccccagcccctctgtgcctgcatgaccagagcagctctggagacccttccatccccagcccctctgtgcctgcatgaccagagcagctctggagacccttccatccccagcccctctgtgcctgcatgaccagagcagctctggagaccctTCCATCCCGAGCCCCTCTGTGATGCagagtgccccagcagcagcccccatggtgcccacagctgccagggcagctgctgggagcctcaCCTTGACCCAGTACcactctgccaggggctgcagggcccagTGAGGGTAGAGCTGCTCCCTGACGAAGCGCAGGTGCCGCTGCCTGTTGGTCACCCAGGTGAGCACCAGGCAGCTGGGCGCTGCCAGGgcgggcacagggagctgcttgatcTGCCAGGGGGCCAGGGGGCTGTAGCTgcatggggagcagagcagggccccAGTGGGCAGAGAGCccccagcaagagctgctggctgcaggagccaccCAGCCGGGGCCTCGGCCGGCACCCAGGGCtgggccctgcctggcacccgCTGGGCACAGCgctgggtgccagctgaggGCCacccccctgtgctgcagcctgcaggccctgggcaaggctcagcagcctgctctaggggcagctgtgcctgctgcctgcagggctcttGCACTGCCTCAGCcgcaaggccccttccaacccaaaccaggaggccctgctgctgcccctgcccctcagcagctgccccctgccccctcagcagctgcctcctgccccccagcagctgccccctgcccctcagcagctgccccctgcccctcagcagctgccccctgccccccagcagctgccccctgcccctcagcagctgccccctgcccctcagcagctgcccccagcccctcagcagctgccccctgcccctcagcagctgccccctgcccctcagcagctgcctcctgcccctcagcagctgccccctgcccctcagcagctgccccctgcccctcagcagctgccccctgcccctcagcagctgccccctgccagggcaccttCTCATCTGCAggccagaaggcagctgctgagtCAAGAGCAtgtctgcagccagccagggctgagtGCCAGCAGGGGCAAGCCCCCTGCTGAAGGgacaccagggcagggcaaggacctgggcaaggctgctgccactgccaagCGGAAAGCTCACCCCAGAGTCATCCCTCCTGCAAgcccctgcagaggctgaggccaggctcacagcccagcccttcactgctgctcagcaggctgctggcagtggggggctgctggccccaggcacagctcctgcctggcctcCTGTGGGACCCCAGTGCCACCTTCACCTCTTGCTCCTCTTCAGGGACTTGTTCTCCCACGGGGGGTCCAGCACAATGACCTCAAATCTCCTctggcctgggcagggacattgcaaagaggaaaacaaaagccaaagcagGGAGGGCCAAGGgactctgcccctgcagagtgACCaaggcccagccctgcccccacagcctgcaggcaaGGAGCCCCCAAGCTGCCCAACCACAgcttgctctcctccagccagagAAGAGGcctgaaggctccaggcaggtttgctctcccccagccacACAaacaaggctgggctgggctggaggggaccttccacatccctcagctccagccccctgccatgggcagggacacctgcctctagcccagcttgctgcaggcctcagccagcctggacaCAGACAGCTCCAGGCTTGAAgtgtccacagcttccctgcacctgtcccagtgcctccccccTCAGCAGGAAGCACTTTCCCCTCATGCCTCAGCCCAGTCCAGCTCCTTGCAGCCCGAAGCCAACCATCACACCCTTCAGAGGTGGTCAGGCTCCTTACCCAAGGAGAGGACCTTCCTGGGGCCTGGCCCAGAGCCCTCCAAGAGCTTCTGAACATCTGGGGGCcttgggcagagggcagctgacCAAGGCTTGCTTGGAGGctcccagcaggggctgtgcagcaaGGGCAGTGATGGGCtctggctgccagagccctctgctgctggaccttccagcagcccagctgggacctgggcagctccaaagcagctctgcaaagggcTTCTCACTatcagcagctccctccaaggagactgcagccagctgggcactgctctcccaggacaagaggaaagagccccagggcaggctcagcttggccatgaggaaccaTTTCTGCCCCCAGAGGGCTGTCCAGGCcgggcccaggctgctcagggcagtgctggagccctgcaggtgtggtgctgagggccatggctcagtgggggagctgctgggctcggGGCAacgcagccctgctgtgccccagctgagaagcagcaccttggcagcctgcagcagctgtgctcctgcccaggcagcagggaggccagagctcagccctggcagctgcagatactcacagctcagcaggggctgcaggcaggagacatcagagaggaggaagctgctccTTGGAGGCACCAGGTACTTCTGCCCCATGAGCACCAGgatcctggcagagctggagctgttctctgtcaggcaggagagcagggcctgctctggaagggagctctcctcccctagcagctgcacagctggctgcaggcatccACCCCCAGCTGGCAACTGCTTGCCCATgtcacagagctcagccagcccacagccaccgtgcccagggacagctctcctCTTGGGACCCAGTGCTGCAGCGCTGGGCTGAAGGAATCCACtcctcagcccttcctgcacCAAAGCCAGGCTGCCTTCCCAGATGAGCTTCCTGACCTGGAGGGGCAccaagaaagaagggaaatgctTCAGGTGCCTCCTGGGTCAGGACATGGGGCAGAGACCAAGGCCTTGGCCACCCAGAGTGGGCAAAGGATGCTTGCCACACACTCAgatcccctgcagcctgtgtcaCAAGAGCACAGCAAACATCCTCTGGCTGCACCCCAGGGACTGCAGAGGTGACACCttgagaggctgtgctgctgtgcaggaagacctggccaggaggagagctgggggagagaagctcctggagtccaaccagggcaagggcagggccctgtccccaggcaggaacaacctcctgcagcaggggaacctgctgggaagcagctccaaggagcatgccctgggagtgctgggggacaagaaggtgcccagcagccagcaaagtgccctgctggccaagcaGGCCCAAGGTGGCCTAGGgggcatcaagaggagtgtggccagcagggcagtggaggctctcctggccctctgctctgccatgggcaggccacagctgcagggctggggccactgctgggctccccaggcccagggagacagggagctgctggagagagcccagggcaggctgcagagctgctgaggggcctggagcagctctggcagcagcaaaggctgagagccctggggctgggcagcctgcagcagagcagccccagagggcagctgagcactgctcagcaggagctgtggggggcaagaggctggggccaggctctgctcagtggtgcccagggccagcacaaggggcaaggggcacagcctggcagccaggagctggcagctgagcaggagcagaaagtggtgtggggggaggctgctggaggcctggagcaggctgcccagagaggctgtggagtctcctggtgtggagagcttccaaccccccctgggcactgtgctgctgggcaagctgctgggggggccctgctggagcaggggcttgggctgggggagctccagaggtccttcccagccctccctgctggcacctggggacTCCACTCGCTGCAAGgagctgcaagagcagcactTGTTTGCAGCCATGCCTTGCCCCCATGCAGTGACAGCTGCCCTTGGCTGTGCTCACCTTGCAGTGGTAGTGCAGGGCCTCCAGCTCCCCCTggttcagctcctgctgccgtTTGCGTTTCTGCAGCCAGGACACAaggacacagaatcagagcccCTCTGGAGCTGAGCCTCTCCTTGTCCTGCTCCACAGGGGACAGCAGGCCACAGCCAGCCTCCTGAGAgggccttccccctgccctgcacaagcTGCACAGCTGCCACGGGGGCTCGGGGGCCTGACCGCAGCCTGGGGCAgaagctctgggagcagcctgctgctgctgagccacggGGTGCCCACCACTGCCACAGGGCACCCCAGGCTCTcctggcaggctctgcagcttgcatGCATCCTGAAGCCTGCTCTGCCAaagctcctgctctctgcaggaggagcagctgagggacctgaggctgttcagcctggagaagaggagcctgaggggagccctccttgctctctgcagctccctgagaggaggctgcagccagctggggggtgggctcttctctcaaggAACGAGAGGCAGGCGCCTCaacttgccccaggggagggtcagctgggccaggaggaacaatttctgccccacAAGGCTCGGCCAGgccaggcccaggctgcccagggcagcggcggagtccccagccctgcaggggtttcagagccctggagatgtgctgctgagggcttggtggtgccctggcagtgctgggttaagggctgccctccagcacctccaagctctcttcccacccaaacagctccagggctctgggaggcagaCACAAGCCAGACACCACTGCTGGCCTCTTCCCTCCCAGGctgacagcacagcagtgcacTGCGGAGCACTCAccttcctggcactgccagcagagcctcccacggcactctgggctcctgctgggagctcctctctgctgctctgggcctctgctgctgcaggactcaGGGCAGGGCatccctgcctcagctgctccccggGAGCTGCAGCTATGTGGGGCTGAGAGACGGCAAAGAACTCCTCCCGGAACACAaatctcctcctggctgcttggcctcctgctgctctcccagctgcaggcccaggctcgggcccagctctcccccaggagccggcaggagcagcacagcaggctccagcagatgtggcagcagcagggcaggcagaggcgtCCCAGATCTCGTAGCCACACTGGTTGATGAAGGCCAGGTGATCCAccagccaccctgctgccagccgaTGCACCACGGCCATCCCCGCCGCCCAGCAAGAGCAGAAGGCAAcggcctgcagccagggctgcccagcacaggcacctcctgcagccaggccctCCTGGGG is a genomic window of Dryobates pubescens isolate bDryPub1 chromosome Z, bDryPub1.pri, whole genome shotgun sequence containing:
- the METTL4 gene encoding N(6)-adenine-specific methyltransferase METTL4 — its product is MAVVHRLAAGWLVDHLAFINQCGYEIWDASLVSWLQKRKRQQELNQGELEALHYHCKVRKLIWEGSLALVQEGLRSGFLQPSAAALGPKRRAVPGHGGCGLAELCDMGKQLPAGGGCLQPAVQLLGEESSLPEQALLSCLTENSSSSARILVLMGQKYLVPPRSSFLLSDVSCLQPLLSCEYLQLPGLSSGLPAAWAGAQLLQAAKVLLRQRRFEVIVLDPPWENKSLKRSKSYSPLAPWQIKQLPVPALAAPSCLVLTWVTNRQRHLRFVREQLYPHWALQPLAEWYWVKITRAGEFVLPLDSLHKKPYEVLVLGRAGAAPQEASREAEAVPEIPAQKLIVSVPCSLHSHKPPWLVGVLAEFVKPDVQCLELFARSLQPGWTSWGNEVLKFQHMDYFTPLGDES